In the Burkholderiales bacterium genome, one interval contains:
- a CDS encoding peptidase domain-containing ABC transporter, translating to MDANRPISTQAFVWGLGGICQLQRIPFAPELVLRQIPPPYNLLSLQRAAQGLGIKSSFRAVSAADLNKLVLPCIAVLKLKASASPSRGEGKEEAHFSIALVVKTDEKQIVLFEPGDPNPKSYPVAEFETRYAGQVMLFTRKEQAATDKDAARLQQQTFGFKWFIPELLKHKQIWRDVLLASLAIQLMALATPLFTQVVIDKVVVHQTMNTLVVIGIGLAVFMLFTSAMSWARQYLVLHTGNRVDAVLGGQVFEHILKLSPRYYEHRPTGVVVARIHGVETIREFVSGAAVTLILDCPFLLIFLAIMFYYSWLLSLITLALLGAIIALSVAVVPFLRQRLNQQFLLGARNQAFLTEYIAGMETVKSLQMEPQLKSRYGDYLAAYLNSSFNTRSLSNAYNVAANTLDQLLTLLILCAGAWLVMQNEGFTIGMLVAYQMFASRMSQPMLRIVGLWQEFQQAAIAVKRLGDIMNAPPEPYSLIPGRASAERGRVEIVNLSFRYAENLPYLYTGLNIKLEPGVCMALMGPSGCGKSTLAKLLQGFYLPSDGQIKIDGHDIRHLAANELRQYFGVVPQDTILFSGTIYENLSLANPRATFEQVVQACKMAEIHETIEQLPEGYQTQIGEHGVGLSGGQKQRVAIARALLKRPRILIFDEATSNLDLPTAEHFARTVNQLKGKVTMLFITHQLPKGLQVDEIVALGQHEKQMSVVKGEKNQDG from the coding sequence GTGGATGCAAATCGACCTATTTCGACGCAAGCTTTTGTCTGGGGGTTGGGCGGCATTTGCCAACTGCAGAGAATTCCGTTTGCCCCTGAGCTGGTCCTGCGGCAAATCCCTCCGCCTTATAATCTGCTTTCACTGCAGCGGGCTGCACAAGGGCTCGGAATTAAAAGCAGCTTTCGCGCGGTTTCCGCAGCCGACCTCAACAAACTGGTTTTGCCGTGCATCGCTGTCCTAAAACTAAAAGCTTCCGCTTCTCCTTCTCGGGGTGAGGGTAAGGAAGAAGCCCATTTCAGCATTGCTCTTGTCGTCAAAACTGATGAGAAGCAAATAGTGCTTTTCGAGCCGGGCGATCCTAATCCCAAATCGTATCCTGTCGCCGAATTCGAAACGCGTTATGCCGGCCAGGTCATGCTGTTCACCCGGAAAGAGCAGGCTGCCACCGACAAGGATGCTGCGCGGTTGCAGCAACAGACTTTCGGTTTCAAGTGGTTCATTCCCGAACTCCTCAAGCACAAGCAAATCTGGCGCGATGTGCTGCTGGCCTCGCTTGCCATTCAGCTCATGGCGCTTGCCACGCCGTTGTTCACCCAGGTCGTGATTGACAAGGTGGTGGTGCACCAAACCATGAATACCCTGGTGGTGATAGGAATCGGGCTCGCCGTATTCATGCTGTTTACCTCTGCCATGAGCTGGGCGCGCCAGTATTTGGTGCTGCACACCGGCAACCGCGTGGACGCAGTGCTGGGCGGCCAGGTGTTCGAGCACATTTTGAAATTGTCGCCGCGCTATTACGAACACCGCCCAACCGGCGTGGTTGTGGCGCGAATCCACGGGGTGGAGACCATTCGCGAATTTGTGAGCGGCGCGGCGGTGACGCTGATCCTTGACTGCCCGTTCCTGCTGATATTCCTCGCCATCATGTTTTATTACAGTTGGCTGCTGAGTCTGATTACGCTTGCGCTGCTCGGGGCTATCATCGCCTTGAGCGTGGCCGTGGTGCCGTTCCTTCGCCAGCGGCTCAACCAGCAGTTCCTGCTGGGTGCGAGAAACCAGGCGTTCCTTACCGAATACATCGCCGGCATGGAAACCGTGAAATCCTTGCAAATGGAGCCGCAGCTCAAAAGCCGCTATGGCGACTACCTGGCCGCTTATCTCAATTCCAGCTTCAATACTCGCAGCCTGTCCAATGCCTACAACGTCGCCGCTAACACGCTGGACCAACTTCTGACCTTGCTCATTCTCTGCGCCGGCGCCTGGCTGGTGATGCAAAACGAAGGCTTCACCATCGGCATGCTGGTGGCTTATCAGATGTTCGCAAGCCGCATGTCTCAGCCCATGTTGCGCATAGTAGGTTTATGGCAGGAATTCCAGCAGGCGGCCATTGCAGTGAAGCGCCTTGGTGACATCATGAACGCGCCCCCCGAACCCTATTCGCTGATTCCGGGGCGGGCATCGGCGGAGCGTGGCCGGGTGGAGATTGTCAATTTGAGTTTCCGTTACGCGGAGAATCTGCCTTATCTTTACACTGGTCTTAACATCAAGCTCGAGCCCGGAGTCTGCATGGCACTGATGGGGCCGAGCGGCTGCGGAAAGAGCACTCTGGCGAAACTCCTGCAAGGTTTTTATCTTCCCTCGGACGGTCAGATCAAAATAGACGGCCACGATATCCGCCATCTTGCTGCCAATGAACTGCGGCAATACTTCGGCGTGGTGCCGCAGGACACCATCCTCTTCTCAGGCACCATTTATGAGAATCTTTCCCTCGCCAATCCCCGTGCGACTTTCGAACAAGTGGTGCAGGCCTGCAAGATGGCGGAGATTCACGAAACCATCGAGCAACTGCCCGAAGGCTATCAGACGCAAATCGGAGAGCACGGCGTGGGGCTTTCCGGCGGGCAGAAGCAAAGAGTCGCCATCGCCCGCGCGCTCCTGAAACGACCGAGAATCCTGATATTTGACGAAGCCACCAGCAACCTCGATCTGCCCACTGCCGAGCATTTCGCAAGAACGGTTAATCAACTTAAAGGCAAAGTCACCATGCTATTCATCACGCATCAGCTGCCAAAAGGACTGCAGGTGGATGAGATTGTGGCTCTAGGCCAGCATGAAAAACAAATGAGCGTGGTCAAGGGAGAAAAGAATCAGGATGGATAA
- the dnaQ gene encoding DNA polymerase III subunit epsilon, whose protein sequence is MTRQIILDTETTGLEPNLGHRVVELAAVELLNRRLSGDRFHSYLNPQRDSDAAALQIHGLSSEFLQDKPGFKEIAQEFLQYIEGAELIIHNAAFDQAFLDYELGLLGLKPLTEYCSGIVDTLKMAKELHPGKKNSLDALCERYQVDNSKRTLHGALLDAELLADVYLAMTRGQESLMMDGDDARSRRTEVAHAFVKRELVVLTASADELRAHMQVLKEIEKASDGNCLWNKLDNAG, encoded by the coding sequence GTGACGCGGCAAATCATTCTCGACACTGAAACTACGGGGCTCGAGCCGAACCTTGGGCACCGCGTGGTGGAGCTCGCGGCCGTGGAGCTTCTCAACCGGCGGTTATCGGGCGACCGTTTCCACAGCTATCTCAATCCGCAACGCGACAGCGACGCGGCGGCTTTGCAAATCCACGGGCTCTCCAGCGAGTTTCTGCAGGACAAGCCCGGGTTCAAGGAGATCGCCCAGGAATTTCTGCAATATATCGAGGGCGCTGAACTCATCATTCACAATGCGGCTTTCGACCAAGCGTTTCTCGACTACGAACTGGGATTGCTGGGCTTGAAGCCGCTCACGGAATATTGCTCGGGGATTGTGGATACGCTCAAGATGGCCAAGGAATTGCATCCCGGCAAAAAAAATTCCCTGGATGCACTGTGCGAACGTTATCAGGTGGACAATTCCAAGCGCACCCTGCATGGCGCGCTGCTAGATGCCGAGCTGCTCGCTGACGTTTATCTGGCAATGACTCGCGGACAGGAGAGCCTGATGATGGACGGGGACGACGCCCGTTCGCGGCGCACCGAAGTCGCGCACGCTTTCGTAAAGCGCGAGCTCGTGGTGCTTACCGCTTCCGCGGATGAGCTGCGGGCACATATGCAGGTGCTAAAGGAAATCGAAAAGGCGAGCGACGGCAACTGCTTGTGGAATAAGCTCGATAATGCCGGCTAA
- a CDS encoding TIGR04282 family arsenosugar biosynthesis glycosyltransferase, translating into MDRVNHKDACRILIFAKAPEAGEVKTLLIPSLGVDGAKALQEKLVKRALAAAVEAQVGAVELWCTPSTEHPYFAGCAKEFGVALRSQGPGDLGQRMFHAFQKSLCHSERVLLMGSDCPALTSQNLRHAVEMLKNDNEVLLGPTEDGAYILIGLTRCSPRLFQGITWGGSHVLEQTRQRLHKLGWRWYELPVLWDVDRPDDYRRLAHLPGWEELHKAKAV; encoded by the coding sequence TTGGATCGAGTAAATCACAAAGATGCGTGCAGAATATTGATATTTGCCAAAGCGCCTGAAGCCGGCGAGGTCAAAACCTTGCTGATTCCGTCACTCGGAGTGGACGGGGCCAAGGCGCTGCAGGAGAAGCTGGTAAAACGCGCTCTGGCGGCGGCAGTGGAGGCCCAGGTGGGCGCAGTCGAGCTGTGGTGCACGCCTTCCACAGAGCATCCCTATTTTGCCGGCTGCGCTAAAGAATTCGGCGTTGCGTTACGCTCGCAAGGGCCGGGCGATCTTGGCCAGCGCATGTTCCATGCGTTTCAAAAATCGCTGTGCCATAGCGAGCGGGTGCTGTTGATGGGAAGCGACTGTCCTGCGCTTACTTCGCAGAATTTGCGCCATGCCGTAGAAATGCTCAAGAATGACAACGAGGTCTTGCTTGGCCCTACGGAAGACGGTGCCTACATACTCATCGGCCTGACCCGCTGCTCGCCGCGCCTGTTTCAGGGAATCACGTGGGGTGGATCGCACGTATTGGAGCAAACGCGCCAACGCCTGCACAAACTCGGCTGGCGCTGGTATGAGTTGCCGGTGCTGTGGGACGTGGACCGCCCCGATGATTACCGGCGCCTTGCGCATCTTCCGGGGTGGGAAGAGTTGCACAAAGCAAAAGCGGTTTAA
- a CDS encoding glycosyltransferase family 87 protein encodes MHERIRFPPFEKLLNLYRVLAVITILTVIVLASAKLIRNPIAKPDLEVYLHAASLILGGNNPYLTPIRAGVFYYLYPPLFAVLFIPFTFLPINVTVVGWCVLNVFLLGWAMKAFYELLAGTPFFEIPSKTRWTVGFFALLPTFRFIFNHLAFGQSNILVLALVVLGLVWLQKNRAFMGGAAIGISIAIKIISLPFAIWFAARRNVRVTLGIACGLLIGLLLPAILVGFDKNLHFLSYWFHNVVLYSDLRSAKWPFHVNLSLQAQLYRFFSDSVAFEYNGRQYHLTLFVLPTAILRVLEYVVVAAVAGLVVLYALLFRKRGALISHWGGIALTFSLVPMFATVMQKHYLVLLIPSYIYVLHLWYSVRLKDKVFRGLVVASMGVLTFISAAFCGEFLSRAFTASGCYDLGVLLLTASIFRAAGSLRVDA; translated from the coding sequence ATGCACGAGCGCATCCGCTTCCCGCCGTTTGAAAAGCTGTTAAATCTTTATCGCGTTCTGGCAGTCATCACAATCCTCACCGTCATCGTCCTCGCCAGCGCCAAACTAATCCGCAACCCGATTGCCAAGCCCGACCTGGAGGTTTATCTGCATGCCGCGAGCCTCATTCTCGGCGGCAACAATCCCTACCTTACTCCCATCCGGGCCGGCGTGTTCTACTACCTTTATCCGCCGCTTTTCGCAGTGCTGTTTATTCCCTTCACATTTCTGCCCATTAACGTGACGGTGGTGGGATGGTGCGTGCTGAACGTTTTTCTGCTGGGCTGGGCGATGAAGGCATTTTATGAATTGCTCGCAGGGACGCCGTTTTTCGAGATCCCGAGCAAGACGCGGTGGACGGTCGGTTTCTTTGCATTGCTGCCTACATTCAGGTTTATCTTCAACCACCTCGCTTTTGGGCAGTCGAATATTCTGGTGCTGGCGCTCGTGGTGCTGGGGCTGGTCTGGCTTCAGAAGAACCGCGCGTTCATGGGCGGCGCAGCAATTGGGATATCCATTGCGATAAAAATCATCTCGCTGCCATTCGCAATCTGGTTCGCAGCAAGGCGCAACGTGCGGGTAACGCTTGGCATTGCATGCGGTCTGCTCATAGGCCTGCTGTTACCCGCAATTCTGGTAGGGTTCGACAAAAATTTGCACTTTCTCAGTTACTGGTTCCATAACGTCGTGCTCTACAGCGACTTGAGAAGTGCCAAATGGCCTTTTCACGTCAATTTGTCGTTGCAGGCGCAGCTTTACCGCTTTTTCAGCGACAGCGTAGCTTTCGAATACAACGGCAGACAATATCATCTGACGCTTTTCGTTTTGCCCACTGCAATACTTCGCGTCTTGGAATACGTGGTGGTTGCCGCGGTCGCCGGGTTGGTGGTTTTGTACGCGCTTCTTTTCCGCAAGCGTGGCGCGCTGATATCGCATTGGGGCGGGATCGCGCTTACCTTCAGCCTGGTGCCGATGTTTGCCACAGTAATGCAAAAGCATTACCTGGTGCTCCTGATCCCCTCATACATTTATGTTCTGCACCTTTGGTACAGCGTCCGGCTCAAAGACAAAGTGTTTCGCGGGCTGGTCGTGGCGTCAATGGGAGTGTTGACATTCATCAGCGCGGCATTTTGCGGGGAGTTTCTGTCACGGGCCTTTACGGCCAGCGGATGCTATGATTTGGGCGTGCTGCTGCTTACGGCCAGTATTTTCCGCGCGGCGGGCAGTTTACGTGTGGATGCGTAA
- a CDS encoding glycosyltransferase family 2 protein, with protein MSSNGLISIVVPAYNEQDVLRAFHERLSPVLAKLGSPVEVIYVNDGSSDGTLDILRSLKSSDERVAILDLSRNFGKEIALTAGLDHAVGEAVIVIDADLQDPPELIPEFLERWREGYDVVYARRTEREGESALKKATAYVFYRLMQRASRVKIPEDAGDFRLLSRRAVDSLKQLREHHRFMKGLFAWIGYPQKAVLFQREARAAGKTKWNYWRLWNFALEGITSFTTTPLKFATYIGLFTAFAAFAYGVWIIYKTLAFGEPVRGYPSLMVVILFLGGVQLFTIGIIGEYLGRMFNEAKHRPLYIVKDYLPAGTSPKNPG; from the coding sequence ATGAGTTCGAACGGGCTCATCTCCATCGTCGTGCCGGCGTATAACGAACAGGATGTGCTGCGCGCTTTTCATGAGCGGCTTTCCCCCGTGCTGGCGAAACTTGGCTCCCCTGTGGAAGTGATCTATGTCAACGATGGGAGCAGCGATGGCACGCTCGACATCCTGCGCTCGTTGAAGTCAAGCGACGAGCGCGTCGCAATTCTCGATCTGAGCCGCAATTTCGGCAAGGAAATCGCGCTCACCGCCGGACTGGATCACGCCGTGGGCGAAGCGGTGATTGTAATCGACGCGGACCTGCAGGATCCTCCGGAGCTGATTCCGGAATTTTTGGAGCGCTGGCGCGAAGGCTACGATGTAGTCTATGCGCGCCGCACCGAGCGCGAAGGCGAAAGCGCGCTGAAAAAAGCCACGGCGTACGTCTTTTACCGGCTCATGCAGCGTGCAAGCCGCGTGAAAATTCCCGAAGACGCAGGCGATTTCCGGCTGCTCTCGCGACGCGCAGTGGATTCGCTCAAGCAGTTGCGCGAACATCACCGCTTCATGAAGGGTCTTTTTGCCTGGATCGGCTATCCGCAGAAAGCGGTATTATTCCAGCGCGAAGCGCGCGCGGCCGGCAAAACCAAATGGAACTACTGGCGCCTTTGGAACTTTGCGCTGGAAGGAATTACCTCGTTTACCACGACGCCGCTGAAATTCGCAACCTACATCGGACTGTTTACCGCTTTCGCTGCGTTTGCCTACGGCGTGTGGATCATCTACAAAACTCTGGCTTTCGGCGAGCCGGTGCGTGGCTATCCTTCGTTGATGGTGGTGATCCTGTTTCTCGGCGGCGTGCAGCTTTTTACCATCGGCATCATCGGGGAATACCTGGGAAGGATGTTCAACGAAGCCAAGCATCGACCGCTTTATATCGTCAAGGACTATTTGCCGGCCGGCACATCGCCGAAAAATCCCGGCTGA
- a CDS encoding GtrA family protein, with protein MRGPEPASDAKYVLLKQFLRFAGAGAIGTAVQYVVLIALVQLAWAAAVTASFIGFVCGAFVNYFLSHRYVFGSSLPHREAMFKFFVIAVVGLGINTMIMAAGVHMLHLHYLLVQIIATGLVLLWNFGGNKSWTFREKGR; from the coding sequence ATGCGAGGCCCCGAGCCTGCCAGCGATGCGAAATATGTCTTGTTGAAGCAGTTCCTGCGCTTTGCCGGAGCCGGTGCGATCGGCACCGCAGTCCAGTATGTCGTGCTTATCGCGCTGGTTCAACTCGCGTGGGCAGCAGCAGTGACGGCCTCATTTATCGGATTCGTATGCGGCGCATTCGTGAATTATTTCTTAAGCCACCGTTATGTCTTCGGCAGCAGCCTGCCGCACCGCGAGGCCATGTTCAAATTTTTCGTCATCGCAGTGGTCGGCCTCGGCATCAATACCATGATCATGGCTGCGGGCGTACACATGCTGCATTTGCATTATCTGCTGGTGCAGATAATCGCAACGGGCTTGGTGCTTCTTTGGAACTTCGGGGGAAATAAATCGTGGACCTTCAGGGAAAAAGGTCGATGA